Proteins found in one Timaviella obliquedivisa GSE-PSE-MK23-08B genomic segment:
- a CDS encoding NAD(P)H-quinone oxidoreductase subunit J — protein MAEEATPLQPEAVTEPTVTETAVVETGKISKWLAENGFEHEALAPDHLGTEILKIDREFLLPFCSALYAYGFNCLQYQCAYDTGSGGDLVSVYHLIKISDNADRPEEVRVKVFLPREDPKVPSVYWIWKGADWQERESYDMFGILYEGHPNLKRLLMPEDWVGWPLRKDYISPDFFELQDAY, from the coding sequence GTGGCTGAAGAAGCAACCCCCTTACAGCCTGAAGCTGTAACTGAACCAACCGTTACTGAGACAGCAGTCGTTGAGACTGGAAAAATCTCTAAATGGCTGGCTGAGAATGGCTTTGAACATGAAGCATTAGCGCCTGACCATTTAGGGACAGAAATCCTAAAAATCGATCGCGAATTCCTCCTTCCCTTCTGCTCTGCTCTCTACGCTTACGGGTTCAACTGCTTACAGTATCAATGCGCCTACGATACAGGGTCAGGTGGTGATCTGGTTAGCGTCTATCACTTAATTAAAATCAGCGATAACGCCGATCGCCCTGAAGAAGTTCGGGTCAAAGTATTTCTCCCCCGCGAAGATCCAAAAGTGCCTTCGGTCTACTGGATCTGGAAAGGGGCAGACTGGCAAGAGCGCGAAAGCTACGATATGTTCGGCATTCTTTACGAAGGGCATCCAAACCTCAAGCGTCTGCTGATGCCCGAAGATTGGGTAGGCTGGCCCCTTCGCAAAGACTACATCTCCCCTGATTTCTTTGAACTTCAGGATGCCTACTAA
- a CDS encoding peptidoglycan-binding protein yields the protein MKIFQFIFSVLPLMLVTAALVPAASSASAPTVARPSGSTASPQLISQAGIMSLGGSGPLVSQLQEDLASLGYYSGTNTGYFGSVTEEAVIRFQQAVGLTADGRVGPATSEAIQQRIGTGSTPVPVSTTLRLNDTGAQVSELQRRLITLGYFDGSATGFFGSQTQAAVINFQQANGITADGIVGIGTAEALRQAQ from the coding sequence ATGAAAATCTTTCAATTTATCTTCTCAGTTCTGCCGTTGATGCTGGTCACCGCTGCGTTAGTGCCTGCCGCGAGTTCAGCCTCTGCTCCAACGGTAGCGCGTCCCTCAGGCTCGACTGCTTCACCTCAGTTAATTAGCCAAGCCGGGATCATGAGTCTTGGGGGGAGCGGACCCTTAGTCAGTCAGTTGCAGGAAGATCTAGCCAGTTTAGGCTATTACAGTGGCACCAACACAGGTTACTTTGGTTCGGTGACTGAAGAGGCAGTTATACGCTTTCAGCAAGCTGTTGGGCTGACTGCTGATGGACGAGTGGGCCCTGCAACCAGTGAGGCGATTCAGCAACGGATTGGCACAGGATCCACACCAGTACCTGTCAGCACAACCTTAAGGCTTAACGATACAGGTGCGCAGGTTTCTGAGTTGCAAAGAAGACTGATCACCTTGGGATATTTTGATGGCTCTGCAACTGGCTTTTTTGGTTCTCAGACCCAAGCTGCTGTCATTAATTTTCAACAAGCTAATGGGATAACAGCAGATGGAATTGTTGGGATAGGTACAGCAGAAGCCTTGCGGCAAGCACAGTAA
- a CDS encoding NAD(P)H-quinone oxidoreductase subunit 3, with the protein MFSLNGYEYFLVFLLVCTLVPLLALGISLVTAPRRTGVERSTTYESGMEPLGAAWIQFNIRYYMFALVFVVFDVETVFLYPWAVAFNQLGLLAFVEALVFISILVVALVYAWRKGALEWS; encoded by the coding sequence GTGTTTTCACTTAACGGCTACGAATACTTCTTGGTTTTCCTGCTGGTCTGCACCCTCGTGCCGCTGTTAGCGTTAGGAATTTCCCTCGTCACCGCCCCACGTCGCACTGGCGTTGAGCGATCGACTACCTACGAATCGGGCATGGAACCTTTGGGGGCAGCTTGGATTCAATTCAACATTCGCTATTACATGTTCGCCTTAGTCTTTGTTGTCTTTGATGTTGAGACAGTGTTTCTCTATCCCTGGGCAGTGGCATTTAATCAATTAGGATTATTAGCCTTCGTCGAAGCCCTGGTATTTATTTCAATCCTAGTTGTTGCACTCGTCTATGCATGGCGTAAAGGAGCACTTGAATGGTCATGA
- a CDS encoding NADH dehydrogenase subunit K, whose translation MVMTPPIENISDSLINKAGRPEITQELSENVILTTVDDIHNWARLSSLWPMLYGTACCFIEFAALIGSRFDFDRFGLLPRSSPRQADLIIVAGTVTMKMAPALVRLYEQMPDPKYVMAMGACTITGGMFSMDSPTTVRGIDKLIPVDVYIPGCPPRPEAIIDAIIKLRKKISNEALAERGSLGQTHRYHTKAHKMKVVPEILTGNYLKSDARQAPPKELMEAMGMPVSPALEQTQKESIRG comes from the coding sequence ATGGTCATGACACCCCCGATCGAAAATATTTCAGACAGCTTAATTAACAAAGCGGGTAGACCCGAAATTACTCAAGAGCTTTCAGAGAACGTCATTCTCACAACCGTAGATGACATTCATAACTGGGCACGACTCTCTAGCCTGTGGCCTATGCTTTATGGCACTGCCTGCTGCTTCATTGAGTTTGCCGCCCTAATTGGCTCCCGCTTTGATTTCGATCGCTTTGGTCTATTGCCTCGCTCTAGCCCTCGCCAAGCCGATCTCATCATTGTTGCGGGAACAGTCACCATGAAAATGGCTCCCGCCCTAGTCCGGCTTTATGAGCAAATGCCCGACCCCAAATATGTGATGGCGATGGGTGCTTGTACTATCACAGGCGGCATGTTTAGCATGGATTCTCCGACAACAGTCCGAGGTATCGATAAACTAATTCCTGTAGATGTTTACATCCCTGGTTGTCCTCCCCGTCCTGAAGCTATTATTGATGCCATCATCAAACTGCGCAAAAAGATTTCTAATGAGGCTTTGGCAGAACGAGGAAGCTTAGGACAAACCCATCGCTACCACACTAAAGCTCACAAGATGAAAGTCGTTCCTGAGATCCTGACAGGCAATTACCTCAAGTCAGACGCTCGCCAAGCGCCTCCTAAGGAATTGATGGAAGCCATGGGAATGCCTGTTTCTCCTGCATTAGAACAAACTCAAAAGGAGAGCATCCGTGGCTGA
- a CDS encoding peptidoglycan-binding protein, with product MKIFQSSFSVLSLLLTTAVLAPVASAVSAPALTSPSASSPSTQLISQAGIMSLGGSGPLVSDLQEDLASLGYFSGINTGYFGSVTEDAVIRFQRDAGLTADGRVGPATQEAIQQRIGVGAPAVRPPESSGTLLRRGDSGDRVLGLQNLMRREGYFSGEATGYFGSVTEAAVLAVQRANGLVEDGIAGPAVFAVIGGI from the coding sequence ATGAAAATCTTTCAATCTAGCTTCTCGGTCTTGTCGTTGCTGCTGACAACCGCCGTTTTAGCTCCTGTAGCTAGTGCTGTGTCGGCACCAGCGCTGACAAGCCCCTCGGCTTCGTCCCCTTCAACTCAACTGATTAGCCAAGCTGGGATCATGAGTCTGGGGGGTAGCGGTCCATTAGTCAGTGATTTGCAGGAAGATCTAGCCAGCTTGGGCTATTTCAGTGGCATCAATACAGGTTATTTTGGCTCGGTGACTGAAGACGCAGTCATTCGCTTTCAGCGGGATGCTGGGCTAACTGCTGATGGACGAGTGGGCCCTGCAACCCAGGAGGCAATTCAGCAACGGATTGGCGTAGGAGCACCTGCCGTTCGACCTCCAGAGTCTTCAGGCACTTTGCTACGAAGAGGTGATAGTGGAGACCGAGTTTTAGGTCTTCAAAACCTAATGCGGCGGGAAGGCTACTTCAGCGGTGAGGCAACAGGTTATTTTGGTTCGGTTACTGAAGCAGCGGTTTTGGCAGTTCAGAGAGCAAATGGATTAGTCGAAGATGGCATTGCCGGTCCCGCTGTTTTTGCGGTAATAGGTGGGATCTAA